The Rathayibacter caricis DSM 15933 genomic sequence GTGGGACGCGGCAGGGTGCCGCTACGCTGACGCGGGTCCGGCCGAGGGGAGCGACGCGATGACCACCGCTGGGACGAGGCGATCGCTGCTGCTCGAGAGCGTCGTCGACCACATCCTCGAGCACGGCGTGGCGACCGTGTCGCTGCGTGCTCTGGCCCGCGCGGCCGACTCCAACAACCGCATGCTGCTGTACTACTTCGGCTCCCGCGCCGAGCTGCTGTCGGAGGCGCTCATCGCCGCGGCCGTGCGCTTCCCCGACATGCAGCGCGCGGCCGACGAGCTGCTGGTGCCCGGCCGCCCGCTCGGCGAGCGGCTCGACCGATCCTGGGAGGCGCTCGCCTCGGCGGGCAACCGGCCCTACCTGCGGCTGTTCTTCCAGGTCTTCGGGCTCGCGGCGTTCGAGCAGGCCGAGGAGTGGCGGGCGACGCGCGGCCGCTTCGACGAGTTCCTGCAGCCGGAGCTGCGCCGGGCGCTCGCCGAATCGGGAGTGCCGGCGGAGGAGGTGCCCGTGCTGGCCCGCGAGATCGTGGCGTTCTGGCGGGGCCTCGAGATCCTGCTGATCTCGCTCGACGACGACGCCGGCGTGGATGCGGTGCGCGTGCGCGCCCACGCCGACCTGCTCGCCCGCCTCCCGCCACCTCCGCTGGTCGAGTAGCCCCGCAGGGGCGTATCGAGACCCACGTCCACCGACCACGCGGCCGCCGTCTTCTTCCCCCGACTGACGCGGATCTCGATACACCGTGCTCCGCGGCCTACTCGATCAGCGAGCGCTCGCCCAGCAGCCCCGCGATCACCGCATCGAACTCCTCCCGCAGCCGCGCCTTCTGCTCCGGTGGGCAGAACGCGGCCTCCACGCCGTTCCGTACGATCGTGCAGGCGTCGTCGATCCCGAGCCCCAGCGCGGGCAGCGCCTCCCGGTACTCGCGGCCGATGTCCGTGCGGAAGAACACGGCGTCGTCCGTCGACACCGTGACGCGCAGCCCCGCCCGCACCATCTCCGCGATCCGGTGCTGCGGGTCGAGCGTCCATCCCGAGCAGATCGTCGTCGACACCGGAGTGGTCGTGAATCCGATGCCGGAATCCCGGGCTCTCGCGACCAGATCCGGGTCGTCGAGGATCCGGTAGCCGTGGTCGATCCTGTCGACCTGCAGCGCGTCCAGCGCGATCCGCACGGAGTCGTTCTCGGACCGGTCCGTCTCGCCGACGTGGGCGGTGAGCGCGAGTCCCGAGCGGCGCGCGAGCGCGAACGCTTCGCGGAACCGGCCGGGATCCTCCGCGCCCTCGGGCGTCAGATCGTCCATGCCGAGGGCGACCACCTCCTCGCGCGGGTGCCGGCGGATCGTCTCGACCAGCTCGACCGCGCTGCCCGCGGACTCCCTGCGGTTCACGGCCACGACCATCCGGAATCCGACGCCGAGGTCGGCCTCCGCGGCGCGCAGCCCGTCGAGGATCGGATCGAGCACGTCGGCGTACCCGAGCCCGCTCCAGCCGAGGTAGGCCGAGTCGGCGAAGTACTGCGGGTTGATCGCGTACTCGCGGTAGCGCAGTCCCTGCGCCGCCGCCGCACGGACCCCGTCGTAGGCGACGGTGGCGAGGTCGGCGGGTGTCCGCAGCACCCGGTGCGCGGCGCGGAAGGCGACCAGGAACTCCTGCAGGTCGGCGAAGTCGAAGAGCGTCGCCGGGTCGGTGGACGGCAGCTCCACCCCGTAGCGGTCGGCCGAGGCGACCAGGTGCGCGGAGCTCATCGTCGACGCGAAGTGGCAGTGCAGCTCCGTCTTCGGCAGCCTCCGCAGTACCTCGTCGTCGTCGATCCCGGGCTGCTGCTCGACTGCACTCATGCCCCCATGCTGCCAGCGCCCGCCCCACCCTTCGCAGACCGCGTCGCCCTCCTCGAGCGCTGGTGGATCTCGATACGCGCGCTGCGCGCGCTACTCGATCAGCAGGGGTGGCTCGCCCTCTCCTTCGCTGGTCGAGTAGCGGCCGCAGGCCGCGTATCGAGACCCCCGTCCTCCAGCGCTGGTGGATCTCGCTGCGCCCGCTGCGCGGTCCGCTCGATCGGCAGGGGAGTCGCGGCACTCCAGGGGACGCGAACCGGGCTTCGCGCCTGCGCCAGAGCCCGTTCCCCGCCCAGTCGGCGTCACTGGCCCCGCCGAGTCGTCGCGAACCGGGTCGTCGATGCGCTTCAGGCCCCGCTTCGCGTCGAGTCGACCGACCTCGGGCCGAGCGCCGTTGTTGAAGTTGAACACCCAGAGTTTATCCAGCACTCGAATCAATTCGACTAGGCTTCGAGCATGACTGAGAACACCTCCGAGCTCCGGGTCGGCGTCGTCGGCCTCGGCTTCGCCGGCACCACCCACCTCGACGCCTTCCAGGCCCTTCCCGGCGCGCGCGTCGTCGCCCTCGCCGGTCAGGAGGAGGCGCGCCTGCGCGAACTCGGCGCGACCCGCGACGTTCCCGACCTCTACTCCGACTGGGAGGACCTCGTCGCACGCGACGACCTCGACGTCGTCTCGATCGGCGTACCCAACCACCTGCACCACCCCATCGCCGTCGCCGCGCTGGCGACCGGCAAGCACGTCTTCTGCGAGAAGCCGCTCGCGACCACCGCCGACCTCGCCGCCGAGATGGTCGAGGCCGCCCGCGCCGCCGACCGCGTGCTGGAGATCGCCTACAACCACCGCCGCCGCGCCGACGTGGCGTACCTCCGCCGCTACCTCGACGACGCTCCGCTCGGCGACGTCTACCACGCCCGCGCGAGCTGGCAGCGGCGCACCGGCATCCCCGGCATCGGCTCCTGGTTCACCAGCAAGGCACTGGCCGGAGGCGGTCCGCTGATCGATCTCGGCTCGCACGTCCTCGACATCGCGCTGCACCTGCTCGACGAGCCGCGCGTCACCAGCGTCTCGGCCGTCGCCTACGGCGAGATCGGGCGCTCCGGACGCGGCGGCCGCCCCTACGGAGTCGCGGCGAGCGGCACGCACGCGTTCGAGGTGGAGGACTTCTCGAGCGCGCTCCTGCGCCTGGACAACGGTCGCAGCCTGCAGCTCGACGCCTCCTGGGCCAGCTACTCCAAGGTCGACGAGGACATCGAGGTCGAGCTCCTCGGCTCCGCGGGCGGCGCCCGCCTGCACGTCGCCGACTACGCGACGGAGGGCACCGTGACCTTCTACTCCGAGGTCGCCGGCGCCCCCACCACCTCGCGCCCGACCATCCCGGTGCCGTCGGGCCACCACCGGTCGGTCATCGCCGAGTTCCTCGACGCGATCGCTTCGGGAGCCGACGTCCCGGCCGGCGAGCCCCGCTACTCCGGTCACTACGGCGAGTACGCGCTGCACCGCAGCCGCGTGATCGACGCGATCTACCGCTCCGCCGCCGAGAAGAAGGAGGTGGCGGTCGCATGAGCGCCCTCGACACGACCCCCGCGAGCACCCCGGCCGGACCCGTCGAGGTCCTCGTCTGGAACGAGTTCCGCCACGAGACCCGTGGCGACGAGACGGTGATGAAGCACTACCCGGAGGGCATCCACCGGGTCATCGCGGAAGGCCTCACGGATTCGCTCGGCGACGGCGTCGCGGTGCGCACCGCGACGCTCCCCGAGCCCGAGCACGGTCTCACCGAGGAGGCGTTGGCACGCACCGACGTGCTCCTGTGGTGGGGCCACATCGCGCACGGCGAGGTGTCGGACGAGGTGGTGCAGCGGGTGCTGCGGCACGTGCAGGAGGGGATGGGAATCCTGGTGCTGCACTCCGGCCACTACTCCAAGATCTTCCAGGCGCTGATGGGCACGACGT encodes the following:
- the add gene encoding adenosine deaminase encodes the protein MSAVEQQPGIDDDEVLRRLPKTELHCHFASTMSSAHLVASADRYGVELPSTDPATLFDFADLQEFLVAFRAAHRVLRTPADLATVAYDGVRAAAAQGLRYREYAINPQYFADSAYLGWSGLGYADVLDPILDGLRAAEADLGVGFRMVVAVNRRESAGSAVELVETIRRHPREEVVALGMDDLTPEGAEDPGRFREAFALARRSGLALTAHVGETDRSENDSVRIALDALQVDRIDHGYRILDDPDLVARARDSGIGFTTTPVSTTICSGWTLDPQHRIAEMVRAGLRVTVSTDDAVFFRTDIGREYREALPALGLGIDDACTIVRNGVEAAFCPPEQKARLREEFDAVIAGLLGERSLIE
- a CDS encoding TetR/AcrR family transcriptional regulator translates to MTTAGTRRSLLLESVVDHILEHGVATVSLRALARAADSNNRMLLYYFGSRAELLSEALIAAAVRFPDMQRAADELLVPGRPLGERLDRSWEALASAGNRPYLRLFFQVFGLAAFEQAEEWRATRGRFDEFLQPELRRALAESGVPAEEVPVLAREIVAFWRGLEILLISLDDDAGVDAVRVRAHADLLARLPPPPLVE
- a CDS encoding ThuA domain-containing protein; this translates as MSALDTTPASTPAGPVEVLVWNEFRHETRGDETVMKHYPEGIHRVIAEGLTDSLGDGVAVRTATLPEPEHGLTEEALARTDVLLWWGHIAHGEVSDEVVQRVLRHVQEGMGILVLHSGHYSKIFQALMGTTCSLKWRNDQDRELVWTIAPTHPIAQGVPSPIVIPQQEMYGEYFDIPVPEETVFLSTFTGGEVFRSGVTYTRGLGKVFYFSPGDQDYPVYHHPDIQRVLANAVRWARPTRERTPLTADHHPRGWFES
- a CDS encoding Gfo/Idh/MocA family protein; this translates as MTENTSELRVGVVGLGFAGTTHLDAFQALPGARVVALAGQEEARLRELGATRDVPDLYSDWEDLVARDDLDVVSIGVPNHLHHPIAVAALATGKHVFCEKPLATTADLAAEMVEAARAADRVLEIAYNHRRRADVAYLRRYLDDAPLGDVYHARASWQRRTGIPGIGSWFTSKALAGGGPLIDLGSHVLDIALHLLDEPRVTSVSAVAYGEIGRSGRGGRPYGVAASGTHAFEVEDFSSALLRLDNGRSLQLDASWASYSKVDEDIEVELLGSAGGARLHVADYATEGTVTFYSEVAGAPTTSRPTIPVPSGHHRSVIAEFLDAIASGADVPAGEPRYSGHYGEYALHRSRVIDAIYRSAAEKKEVAVA